The Arachis ipaensis cultivar K30076 chromosome B07, Araip1.1, whole genome shotgun sequence genome includes a window with the following:
- the LOC107606069 gene encoding WAT1-related protein At4g08290: protein MGAWMRNAKPYLLLVAVQFGSAGMFIFAMDAIAKGMSHYVFIVYRNAIASVTLAPFAFLLERKVRPKMTLRVFLEIMALAFFEIILDQCFALLGMKYTSASFLSAVMNSAPSITFLLAVILRMERMKIKEVACQAKVIGTVVTFGGTLVMALYKGTAVTISVATKAAHRPENVNNPSSTHWAIGTCFLMIGCIGFSAFYILQAITLRKYPAEMSLATWVCFAGALQSSLVAAFAERHRPHAWALGWDIRLFAPAYAGIVTSGVQYYIQGMVSKAMGPVIVTAFNPLRMVIVTALACIVLSEQLYLGSVIGAIVVVGGLYAVVWGKYKEQKAKENSEQQQQQLPVIALTNNDTNNKPQFFVIQPHHQQISSTESQTK from the exons ATGGGTGCGTGGATGAGAAATGCAAAGCCGTATCTGCTTCTTGTGGCGGTGCAATTCGGTTCAGCGGGAATGTTCATATTTGCCATGGATGCAATTGCCAAAGGGATGAGCCATTACGTTTTCATTGTGTACCGTAATGCCATCGCCTCTGTTACTCTCGCTCCCTTTGCTTTTCTTCTTGAAAG GAAGGTTAGGCCAAAGATGACACTGCGGGTATTTCTAGAGATCATGGCGTTGGCTTTCTTCGA GATTATACTTGATCAATGTTTCGCCCTGCTAGGGATGAAATACACATCGGCATCATTTCTATCAGCAGTGATGAATTCCGCACCTTCCATTACTTTTCTATTGGCCGTCATTCTTCG AATGGAGCGCATGAAGATTAAGGAGGTAGCATGCCAAGCAAAAGTGATTGGCACTGTGGTTACTTTTGGAGGCACCTTAGTTATGGCACTCTACAAAGGCACCGCAGTTACCATTTCAGTGGCAACCAAAGCGGCCCACCGGCCGGAGAACGTGAACAACCCTTCCAGCACCCACTGGGCAATAGGAACATGTTTTCTTATGATTGGTTGCATCGGCTTCTCTGCCTTTTACATATTGCAGGCCATAACGTTGCGCAAGTACCCAGCAGAGATGTCGCTCGCAACGTGGGTCTGCTTCGCCGGAGCACTTCAGAGCTCACTTGTGGCGGCTTTTGCCGAGCGCCACCGTCCTCATGCATGGGCTCTTGGTTGGGACATCAGACTCTTTGCTCCAGCTTACGCG GGAATAGTAACATCAGGAGTGCAATACTATATACAAGGGATGGTTAGCAAAGCAATGGGTCCAGTAATTGTAACTGCCTTTAATCCATTGCGTATGGTCATTGTTACCGCCTTGGCTTGCATCGTTCTCTCTGAGCAACTCTACCTCGGAAG TGTAATTGGGGCAATAGTGGTGGTTGGAGGACTATATGCAGTAGTGTGGGGAAAATATAAAGAGCAGAAAGCAAAGGAGAACtctgaacaacaacaacaacaactacctGTCATTGCTCTCACAAATAATGATACTAATAACAAACCCCAATTTTTTGTCATTCAGCCTCATCATCAACAAATATCAAGCACAGAAAGCCAGACCAAATAA